The following nucleotide sequence is from Aminobacterium mobile DSM 12262.
CTTCTTTCTCGAACCTTCTCTGTGAAAAAGGAAAAAGAGATGTTCATTCTGAAGGTAGAAAAAATGAATATTGACAAAGAAACCCTGGCCCCCCTCCATAAAGCGATACGCTTCTACTGCGAAAAGGGCGTGGAAATAGAATTTATTCCCACTAAAGGGATCGCTGGACTATCTATTATGAGAGGCCCTGGATTATCTGCGGAGATTACCGATTCCAATCCTATTTACGAAAATCGCCCTATCATGAAAGTCCTACCTCGCCAAGACGCAAAAAACCCCGCTGCAGCCAATTATACTGCAGAAATACTTAATAAATACCTTCTCTGGTCTTACAATATTCTTTCAAATCACCCCATAAATAAGGCCAGGGAAAAGGAGCATACCCCTCCTATCAACTTCATAGGCCTTCAACGGGCGGGACAACATCAACCTCTCACTCCTTTCTCTCAAAAATGGGGACTTAAGGCTCTCTGCATTGCTTCCGGAGCAATTTATTATGGCCTTTGTTCCACACTAGGCATGGATGTTTTACACGTGCAAGATACAGAAGACCCTGGAAAAGATTTGGAAAAGCGCCTCCGTTTAGCTTATGAAGCAAAAGGTTACGATTTTATTTATGTCCACACTAAAGCTACAGATGAAGCCGCCCATGAAAGAAAACCAGATTTGAAAATAAGAGTCATAGAAGCCCTCGATCACGCTTTTAAATTTGCAAGGGACGTCTTTATCCCCGACGAAGACGTTCTTTTAGTCGTCACTTCTGACCATTCCACTGCTAGCATAGGAAACATGATTCACTCTGGAGAAACAGTTCCCATCGTGATGAAAGGGAAATATACGCGACGAGATAGTGTAGATACATTCGATGAAATAAGCTGTGCTCTTGGAGGTTTGGGGATTTTACGCCAACACGAACTTATGTATATGATCCTAAACCTTCTCGATCGCGGGAAACTGGGAGGACTTATGGACTCCCCCGTAGATCAGCCCTATTATCCAGGCCCATATATCCCATTGAAAGGGTGAGTGTCATGGACGAACGGATGAAAAAAATTCTGATGGAAAAACCAGATCTAGTCAGTAAATTCCCTTCTTGGATGATCTCTCCTGAATCTCTTGAACGCATGAACAAAAATAAAAATCTTGTAATCTTGGAAATAGCTGGGCGGGATAGTTTTGCTGCTCTATTTAAATATATGGGATCTCATGACATTGATGGAATACTTCCTACCATCGCCTATACTGGAACCGAGTTCGGCGACTGGCACTGTCTTTTTGATAATATCAAATATCTCCAAGGCCGTCTTCTTACCACTTACATTTCAATATATCCTCCAGTGCTTATGGGGGCCCCTCGTTTATGGGCCATGCTTTGCGGAGCCACTACTGCCTTGTCGCTGTCCAGATATGGTTTTTATTCACCGTGTATAGGTTGCCATCTTTATCTTCATGCCCTTCGAATTCCGCTGGCTCTCTCTTTGGGGAAAGTTCCTGTTATAACAGGAGAAAGGGAATCACATGACGGCGTTATTAAGATCAACCAACTTCGAATAGCGCTTGAAGGGTATAGAGAACTATATAACACCTTTGCTCTTCCTTTGGAAATGCCTTTACAACATATTAGTCAGAATCGAGAGATAGAAAAGCTTTTAGGCATCCCTTGGGAAAGAGGAAAAAGACAACTGGACTGTGTTTTAAGCGGGAACTACGTAGATGAGGATGGAAACGTTTCTTACTCTGAAAAAGCTATCCATCGCTATCTAACCGAATTTGCCATACCAACAGTCCAAAAATGGCTTGAAGAAATTTTGAATGATTAAAAATAAGCGTAACTGAATCATATACGATTCTAAAAGAATAAAAAAATAGGGAATACCTTAAGGTATTCCCTATCTCTTTTCTAAAATGGTGCGGAGGGGGAGACTCGAACTCCCACAGCCTCGCGGCCACAAGGTCCTTAGCCTTGCGCGTCTACCCGTTCCGCCACCCCCGCAGAACGACGGTTATTATAATGGGCCTTGCCCATTAAGTCAATACAGAGGGAGAAAAAAGCTTAAAATTCCCTTCTCTCCTTAATACGGGCAGCCTTTCCACTTAAATCTCTCAGGTAATATAGCTTCGCCCTACGAACCTTACCAAGACGTTTGACTTCAATCTTGTCAACGGTAGGACAATGTAAGGGGAAAATTCTTTCCACCCCGACCCCATTAGAAATTTTTCTTACGGTAAAAGTCTCGTTGACCCCACCATGTTTACGGGCAATAACAACCCCTTCAAAAACCTGAATACGCTCTCGAGCTCCTTCTGTAACTTTAACGTGGACTCGTACAGTATCTCCAGGACGGAACTCTGGTGTTTCGCTTTTCATATATTTTTTTTCAACCAGTTTAATGGCATCCATAGCTAACCCTCCTTACTCACAATAAAATGTCTTTATCTCCAACCGAAGAACCTATCGAGAATAACCCCGACGGCCGTTCGGACTGAGAGGTGGTTATAATCTTCATAACCTCCAGAGAGAGGCTGTAAAACTTCTGAACATTGATCTAATACTTCATCCGGAAGACCAGAAGCTGTTCCAAAAAGGAAAAGAACCGGTTTTTGTTCTTCCAGAATAGACCTTTTCACTTCCAACCAGTGCACCGATCCAGGAAATGTTCTGGCTGTTGTTCCAATAATAGTGGGTTTTTCACGTTCTTTGCTTACGATCCACTCAATAGCCTTCTCTAAAGTAGCGACTGTTTTCATCTCTTTAAAGGCTTCTGCTCGGCTAGGATTAAAGAGAGCACCATAACCTTCCATCCAATGGTCTGCCATAGTCTTTGCCAATTCTCGCTGGCTTTTTAATGGCGTCACAACCAAAAATTTTCGAACGCCATAGGTTTTGCAAGAACGGCCTATATCAGAGAGATCTAGCCCTGTAATAGCAGCTGTAGTCACTTCCCCTGCCCTATTGAGAACTGGATGATGAACTAATGCCAGATAAACTCCCTTTTGAAGGTACGACGTAATATTGGCTCTACTTAAAAGATCCGGGCGTCGTCGCAATGTCCTTTGTACTGCCTGGAGATCCCGCCATTTGGTTATTTCTTTTTCGTTACCTGATAGAAGCACTGGTGGAACTTTTACCCCTTTCCATTCCGACGGACGAGTGTAGTGTGGAAAATCCAACATCCCTCTAAAAAAAGAGTCTTCTTCCACTGCTTTGTCCCGACCTACAACCCCTGGGACGAGACGGGCCATAGAATCTATAATGGCCATAGTAGGAATTTCTCCTCCAGTCAGAACGAAATCCCCCAGAGAAACTTCAAGATCTACATACTTTTCTACAAAACGTTCGTCTATCCCCTCATAATGGCCGCAAATAATAACAATATCTTCCCGAGAAGCGAGAGACTCTACCATTTCTTGAGTTAACATTGCCCCTTGAGGGCTCGGATATACAACCCACGAATTCTGGCTTCGCTCTTTAGCTTTATCCAAAGCTTTTACAAGAGGCCCTGGCATTAAGACCATTCCGCCGCTTCCAAAGGAATAATCGTCAATTTGCCGATAATTGCCCAATCCATACTCTCGGAGATTAACTACATCTACCTGAATTACTCCAGATTCAATAGCTCTTCCAATAATGCTTGTAGATAAGAAATCTTGAAAAAATTCTGGGAAGGCCGTAATGATAGTAACATGCATTATTCCCACAATCCTTCTATTAACTCTATTTCCATAACCTGATTGTCAATGTCCACATTTTTAATGAATTCTGAAACTGCCGGAATATAGTGTTCTTTCCCGTCCTCATCAAGGATTACATAAACATCGACAGGGCCAGTAGCAAGCACGGAATGAACTTTTCCAAGGTAACGGCTACTTCTCTTTTCATAGACCCGAATACCTATAAGATCGTCCACCCAATACTCTCCCTCCTCCAAAGCTATCCGCTCCTCTGGAGGGATCATGATCAAGTTGCCTTTCAAGGCTTCAGCACTTTCGCGATCTTTCAGTTCCTCGGTTAAAGCTACTACAATGCTTTTTCCTGCTATAACTTTCAGCTCTCGAACAGTAAGAACGGTTATTTGCGTCAAATCTTCTCCGTAGACCACAAGCTCTGCCATCAATCGGAAACGCTCGGGGAAATCAGTAAGAGGAAAAATTTTAATTCCACCAGCCACTCCATGCGCCCCAACGATTTTACCAATAGCTATCAGGTCTCGGTTACTCACGCTCATTCACCTCAATCAGCGTCAATATCCACTTCTACCCGCTCATTAGCCTTTACAGCCGCAGCCTTAGCCACTAGGCGTATAGCGTTGATCGTTGCGCCTCGTTTCCCTATCACTCGCCCCACATCTTCCGGTGCAACGCGTACATTGACCATTACAATACCTCGGTCATTCACCTCAGATGTAACTTCAACTTTTTCGGGCTCCGTGACAAGATGCTCCACTATGTACTGTACAAGTTCTTTATAGCTGGGCATCATTAATCAGCAGAAGTCTGTTCTGCTGCAAACTTCTCCCACACACCAGCCATTTTCAGTATTCCACGAGCTGTATCAGAAGGAGAAGCACCGTTCTTCAGCCAATACAGAGCTTTTTCCTCATCGATCTTAATCTCCGCAGGGTCATACATAGGATTGTATGTACCAAGAAGTTCGATGAACCTCCCATCTCTCGGAGAACGAGAGTCAGCTACTACAAGCCGATAATATGGATTTTTCTTGCGCCCAAATCGAGCTAAGCGAATACGAACTGCCATAGAGTAAGACACCTCCTGTTTTCATAAAAAATAGAATTTCTATTTATACCCTTTTCTAAAAGGGGAATCCTCCACCACCACCGAAAAGACCTTTCGGGAGATGGAATCCTTTTTTACCCTTTCCCATATATTTCCAAAGCTGTTTCATTTGATCATATTGCTTAAGAAGCTGGTTTACCATCTGGACACTCGTCCCTGAACCTTCCGCAATTCGTCGACGTCGGCTCCCCTTAATAATTTGAGGATTTCGACGTTCCTCAATTGTCATAGATTGGATAATAGCTTTCGACTGTTTAAGTCGTTTAGGGTCGAGCTCAGCATTTTTTAGGTCTTTCATTTTCCCGAAGCCGGGCAGCATATCAATAACCTTGTCGAGAGGACCGAGCTTCTCTATCTGTTCAAACTGTAAAAGCAGATCTTCCATAGTCAGCTTATCTTTTTTAAGGCTTTTAGAAATCTTTTCTACATCTTCTTGAGATGTTACTTGCTGAACTTTTTCCGCCAGCCCCATCACATCGCCCATACCCATAATGCGCTGGGCCATACGTTTAGCGTCAAAAAGCTCAAGGGCCTCTGTTCCTTCTCCTACCCCCGCAAACTTAATAGGTACTTGTGTAGTTGCGCGAATGGCAAGAGCGGCACCTCCACGAGCATCGCCATCAAGTTTACTTAAAATAACCCCAGAGAGAGAGAGTTTCTCATGGAAACTGGAAGCCACTTTCACTGCTTCCTGACCTGTCATGGCATCTACTACCAATAAAATCTCGTGAGGTTGCACGCTGCTTTTCAGTTTGAAAAGCTCATCCATAAGCTCTTCATCTACGTGAAGACGACCTGCTGTATCTAAAATAATAACGTCGTTTAAGTGACCCTCTGCATAAGACAAAGCCTCTTTTGCTACTTTGACAACGTCTTGAGTGTTATCTTTCGGTCCATAAAATCCAACTTTACTTTGTTCTGCTAAAACCTTGAGCTGCTCTATAGCCGCAGGACGGCGAAGATCACAAGCTACCACGAGAGGGCTGTGCCCTTTCTGCAACCGCCTGGCTAATTTTACAGCACTCGTAGTCTTACCACTTCCCTGCAAACCAACCATCATTAACAGCGTTGGTGGCTTGGGAGAAATCACTAAAGGGGCAACTTCAGAACCCATGAGATTAACAAGTTCCTCATAAACAATGGCTATAACTTGCTGGCCTGGCGTAATAGATTCAAGAACATCTCGGCCAACACAGCGCTGGCGAATGGATTCTACTAAAGTCTTTACTACTTTATAATCCACATCAGCTTCAAGCAACGCTCGCCGCACTTCTCTCAAAGCAGCATTTACATCTTCTTCAGAAAGTTTCCCTTTCCCTTTAAGTTTGTCAAATACTGCTTCAAGACGCTCTTTCAATGCATCAAACATTGTTCAATTCCTCCCACCAAAAAGGGCGGACATCATTTGTCCCAGCATCGTTCTTCCAGGCGCTGAATTCTCTTCTCGAGCTCCTCTATTCGACTGCAGATACCAAGAAGTCCTTCTAACTCACTCAGTCTAGATCGAGCTCGAGAAAGGAGATCGAAAGCTGCCTGACGGCTGGTTTCCAAGCGCTCCGCCATTTCGGAAACAGAGAGATCAGAAAACTCATGATATTCATAAGCCTCTCTCTGCTTTTCCGTAAGTAGTGGCGAATAAAGATCGTATAATTTGTTCAAATAAACCCGTCGTTCAAGAAGATCTTCCTCATCCATTTCATTATCCTCCTCTTAAAACAGAGCGATTATACGTCGCTCCTTTATAGGTGTCAAGATCTTTTTCTTTACATAAAGTCTAGACAAAAATCCTCTTTCTTGCAATCATAGAGTTATTATTCAGTTCTATAAGGGCTTAAAAGGAGGCGTTACTATGTCTGATACGAAAAATCCATTTATCGCTGCTCAAAACGCTAGCAACCGACAACTGGGGCTTAGCGCAGTAAAGGCTCTTTCATCAAAAGGGTTTAATGCCGTATTTGTCAACACCAAGGAAGAAGCTCTTGAAGAGGTTCTCAAGCTCATTCCAGAAAAAACGACAGTGGGAATTCCAGGCAGTGTGACTATTAGGCAAATTGGCGCTCTGGAAAAATTAATGGAACGCGGCTGTACTATCGCCCATCACTGGGATCCTTCTTTAACACCAGAACAAAAAAACGAAGTACTCAAGCGAGAATTCTTATCCGACTATTTTTTGACAAGCTCAAATGCCCTGACACTAGATGGAATGCTCGTCAATATAGACGGAACAGGGAACCGTGTTAGTGCCATGGCATGGGGAACAAATACCCTCATTTTCGTAGTAGGAATTAATAAAATAGCTAAAGATGTAGACAGTGCGTTGGTTCGCATACGAAATAACGCCACTCCTCCCAATGCAACGCGACTCCACATTGACACACCGTGTACACATGTAGGCCATTGCGTAAACTGCGATAGCCCTCAACGAGTATGCAGAGCTGTTCTCATTCTTGAGCGACCTACAACAGGTC
It contains:
- a CDS encoding lactate utilization protein, producing MSDTKNPFIAAQNASNRQLGLSAVKALSSKGFNAVFVNTKEEALEEVLKLIPEKTTVGIPGSVTIRQIGALEKLMERGCTIAHHWDPSLTPEQKNEVLKREFLSDYFLTSSNALTLDGMLVNIDGTGNRVSAMAWGTNTLIFVVGINKIAKDVDSALVRIRNNATPPNATRLHIDTPCTHVGHCVNCDSPQRVCRAVLILERPTTGRKTHVIVVGESLGY
- the rimM gene encoding ribosome maturation factor RimM (Essential for efficient processing of 16S rRNA) gives rise to the protein MSNRDLIAIGKIVGAHGVAGGIKIFPLTDFPERFRLMAELVVYGEDLTQITVLTVRELKVIAGKSIVVALTEELKDRESAEALKGNLIMIPPEERIALEEGEYWVDDLIGIRVYEKRSSRYLGKVHSVLATGPVDVYVILDEDGKEHYIPAVSEFIKNVDIDNQVMEIELIEGLWE
- a CDS encoding KH domain-containing protein, translated to MPSYKELVQYIVEHLVTEPEKVEVTSEVNDRGIVMVNVRVAPEDVGRVIGKRGATINAIRLVAKAAAVKANERVEVDIDAD
- the ffh gene encoding signal recognition particle protein, with translation MFDALKERLEAVFDKLKGKGKLSEEDVNAALREVRRALLEADVDYKVVKTLVESIRQRCVGRDVLESITPGQQVIAIVYEELVNLMGSEVAPLVISPKPPTLLMMVGLQGSGKTTSAVKLARRLQKGHSPLVVACDLRRPAAIEQLKVLAEQSKVGFYGPKDNTQDVVKVAKEALSYAEGHLNDVIILDTAGRLHVDEELMDELFKLKSSVQPHEILLVVDAMTGQEAVKVASSFHEKLSLSGVILSKLDGDARGGAALAIRATTQVPIKFAGVGEGTEALELFDAKRMAQRIMGMGDVMGLAEKVQQVTSQEDVEKISKSLKKDKLTMEDLLLQFEQIEKLGPLDKVIDMLPGFGKMKDLKNAELDPKRLKQSKAIIQSMTIEERRNPQIIKGSRRRRIAEGSGTSVQMVNQLLKQYDQMKQLWKYMGKGKKGFHLPKGLFGGGGGFPF
- the apgM gene encoding alkaline phosphatase family protein is translated as MRCILVILDGLGDKGIPALGGHTPLQVARTPNLDQIAAAGVCGLYHSCLQGQAMPSEMAHFVMFGYDLAQFPGRGYIEMRAEGFPVHSGDVALLSRTFSVKKEKEMFILKVEKMNIDKETLAPLHKAIRFYCEKGVEIEFIPTKGIAGLSIMRGPGLSAEITDSNPIYENRPIMKVLPRQDAKNPAAANYTAEILNKYLLWSYNILSNHPINKAREKEHTPPINFIGLQRAGQHQPLTPFSQKWGLKALCIASGAIYYGLCSTLGMDVLHVQDTEDPGKDLEKRLRLAYEAKGYDFIYVHTKATDEAAHERKPDLKIRVIEALDHAFKFARDVFIPDEDVLLVVTSDHSTASIGNMIHSGETVPIVMKGKYTRRDSVDTFDEISCALGGLGILRQHELMYMILNLLDRGKLGGLMDSPVDQPYYPGPYIPLKG
- the rpsP gene encoding 30S ribosomal protein S16, producing the protein MAVRIRLARFGRKKNPYYRLVVADSRSPRDGRFIELLGTYNPMYDPAEIKIDEEKALYWLKNGASPSDTARGILKMAGVWEKFAAEQTSAD
- the trmD gene encoding tRNA (guanosine(37)-N1)-methyltransferase TrmD, yielding MHVTIITAFPEFFQDFLSTSIIGRAIESGVIQVDVVNLREYGLGNYRQIDDYSFGSGGMVLMPGPLVKALDKAKERSQNSWVVYPSPQGAMLTQEMVESLASREDIVIICGHYEGIDERFVEKYVDLEVSLGDFVLTGGEIPTMAIIDSMARLVPGVVGRDKAVEEDSFFRGMLDFPHYTRPSEWKGVKVPPVLLSGNEKEITKWRDLQAVQRTLRRRPDLLSRANITSYLQKGVYLALVHHPVLNRAGEVTTAAITGLDLSDIGRSCKTYGVRKFLVVTPLKSQRELAKTMADHWMEGYGALFNPSRAEAFKEMKTVATLEKAIEWIVSKEREKPTIIGTTARTFPGSVHWLEVKRSILEEQKPVLFLFGTASGLPDEVLDQCSEVLQPLSGGYEDYNHLSVRTAVGVILDRFFGWR
- a CDS encoding sigma factor-like helix-turn-helix DNA-binding protein, with product MDEEDLLERRVYLNKLYDLYSPLLTEKQREAYEYHEFSDLSVSEMAERLETSRQAAFDLLSRARSRLSELEGLLGICSRIEELEKRIQRLEERCWDK
- the rplS gene encoding 50S ribosomal protein L19 is translated as MDAIKLVEKKYMKSETPEFRPGDTVRVHVKVTEGARERIQVFEGVVIARKHGGVNETFTVRKISNGVGVERIFPLHCPTVDKIEVKRLGKVRRAKLYYLRDLSGKAARIKERREF